GTGCTTGGCCGCCCTTTGTCACTAACCATGCAGCGCGAACTGGCGTTGATGGCACAGGCTCCGAGCGCGCAGCGGTTGGCTACCGGCCTTGCACGTCTACTCAAACAAAAGGCGGGCAAACATTACCACTCTCAGCGTGTCTGGCTGTTGATCCGCAATGCCAGTCCGATGTGGCACCGGGCTGATTTTGAAAGTGTGCTGGCGCATTTAGTGGTGCCAGATTCCCACCCTTTCGAGCAGATATGGCTGTTGTGTGACTTCTTCTATGGCGATCCTCTGCGCTTGTATTAACTGAGAAACTTATACAGCGCGAGGCTGAGTAAGGGTTTCACTTGGCTGAAATTGGCACAAATACCGCTTTGCGCATCTTTTACTCTTGTTTTCAGTTTGTTCGTCAGTATAATGGGCATCCACTTTGCAGGGGCGTAGTTCCAATTGGTAGAACAGCGGTCTCCAAAACCGATGGTTGCGGGTTCGAGTCCTGCCGCCCCTGCCACTCTTATAATCAGTCCAAATCTAAAATAATGGGTCTTATCATCACCGCTTATTTGTAAATTTGGATTGAAATGGATTAACCCTGTTTTTATGCAGGGTTGTTGTGTCTGTATTTAAGGTAAAAATAAATTATGAGCACTAATGTTGAAAACCCGTCTAGCTCGATGGACACGGTAAAGTGGATGTTGGCAGTCGTTTTACTGGCTGGCGCAGTTGTTGGTAACTACATGTATGCTGATATCTCAGTATTGACGCGCGCAATTGGCGTTGTGGTCGCTGTGGGTGCAGCATTGGGTATTGCCGCAACAACTGAGAAAGGGCGTACCTTTATCGCTTTTGCCAAAGAGTCTAGAATTGAGGTTCGCAAGGTAGTTTGGCCAACGCGTCAGGAAACAACACACACGACCTTTATCGTAATGGCTGCAACAGTAGTAATGGCACTGATCCTGTGGGGATTGGATGGCATTCTGTTTCGTGCAGTTGGCTATTTAACCGGTTTGGCCTCGTAACAGGTTAGCGTTTTAACTGGATTGGAGATCTGATCCCATGTCGGATGAGAACAAAGAAAAGAAATTACGTTGGTACGTAATTCAGGCGTTTTCAGGTTTTGAAAAGCGCGTCGCTCAAACAATTCTTGAGCACATTAAAATCGAAGGTCTGGAAGACTACTTCGGTGAAGTACTAGTCCCAACTGAAGAAGTTGTGGAAATGCGTGCCGGACAAAAACGTAAGTCTGAACGTAAATTCTTCCCGGGCTATGTGTTAGTTGAAATGGTGATGGATGATGCATCCTGGCACCTGGTAAACAGCACACCACGCGTGATGGGCTTTGTTGGTGGTACGTCAGATCGTCCAGCACCAATCAGCAAAAAAGAAGCAGATCGGATCCTTAACCGTCTGCAGGAAAATGCAGAAGCACCTAAGCCGGCAACCTTGTTTGAGCCTGGCGAAGTGGTCCGTGTTATTGATGGTCCATTTGCTGACTTTAACGGTGTTGTGGAAGAGGTTGATTACGAGAAGAGCCGCCTGAAAGTGTCAGTGCTGATCTTTGGTCGTTCTACGCCGGTTGACCTGGAGTTTGGACAGGTTGAACAAGATAAGTAATTTTGTTGTTTAAAACAGCAAAAGTTATTGCCAAAGGCCGCTGGTTAATCTATAATCAGCGGCCTTTTTGTATGTCATTACTATGACGCACAAAAAGACAGTTTTTTAATTGGGAAGCCGTCTGAGTACGCGTCCTCGCGCGCACAAGGCTAAGACCCACATAACGAGGTATTATCATGGCTAAAAAAGTTGAAGCTTTAATCAAGCTACAAGTTGCTGCTGGTATGGCTAATCCTAGTCCTCCAGTAGGTCCTGCACTAGGTCAACACGGTGTAAACATCATGGAATTCTGTAAAGCGTTCAACGCACGTACAGAGTCTATCGAGAAAGGCGCACCGGTTCCTGTAATCATTTCTGTTTACAACGACCGTTCTTTCACTTTCGACATGAAAACTCCACCTGCTTCTTACCTTCTTAAGAAAGCAGCTGGTATCAAGTCTGGTTCTGGCCGTCCTAACACTGAGAAAGTGGGTACTGTTACTCGCGCTCAGCTTGAAGAGATCGTTGAGACTAAACGTCCGGATCTTACTGCTGCTGATATGGACGCAGCTGTACGCACGATCGCAGGTTCTGCACGTGCAATGGGCTTGAACGTAGAGGGGTAATTGAGAATGGCTAAATTAACTAAGCGTATGCGTACTATCCGCGAAAAAGTGGATGTTACTAAAGAATACGAAATCAACGAAGCTGTTGCTCTTCTTAAAGAACTGGCTACTGCTAAGTTCGTTGAAAGTGTAGACGTTGCTGTAAACCTGGGTATCGATGCTCGTAAATCTGACCAAAACGTACGTGGTGCAACTGTACTACCTCACGGTACTGGTCGTGAAGTACGCGTAGCGGTATTCACTCAAGGTGCAAACGCTGACGCAGCAAAAGAAGCTGGCGCTGATCTGGTAGGCATGGAAGACCTTGCTGAACAGGTTAAGAAAGGCGAAATGAACTTCGACGTAGTTGTTGCTTCTCCGGATGCAATGCGCGTTGTTGGTCAACTAGGTCAAATCCTAGGTCCACGTGGCCTTATGCCTAACCCTAAGACTGGTACTGTTACACCTAACGTTGCAGAAGCAGTTAAAAACGCGAAAGCGGGTCAGGTTCGCTACCGTAACGACAAAAACGGCATCATCCACACCACTATTGGTAAAGTTGATTTCGACGCGAACCAGCTTCAGGAAAACCTGGAAGCACTTATCGTTGCGCTTAAGAAGGCTAAGCCTTCACAAGCAAAAGGTACTTACGTGAAGAAAGTAAGCATCTCAACGACTATGGGCGCGGGTGTTGCTGTAGACCAAGCTACTCTAAACACGCAAGTGGCTTAATTTAGAGATAAGCGTTTACATGGCGTAAAAATTAGACTATAATTTTGCGCCATTTCGTTGAGAGCTGAGCTCAAAACGAAGCAAAGAATTCGGGTTGAAGCGCATAATTTCGGCACTTTGCAGACTTTATAGTCTACAATGATCCGATAAATTGCGTTTCCGTCCAAGACCGTAGGTGTAACCTAGTTACTTAATTCCCTACGTAGACGGTGTGAATCCCAGCTAGATTTTCCTAATCTTCTGGTTCTCGCCGTAAAAAGCAGCTCACAGTCGTAAGACGATGAGTAAAGTAGAACTGGGACATGTTCCCATCATAACCAGGAGTAACACCCATGGCTTTAAATCTTCAAGACAAAAAAGCAATTGTTGCTGAAGTCAACGAAGCTGCCAAAGGTGCTCTGTCTGCAGTTGTTGCAGATTCTCGTGGTGTAACAGTAGATGCGATCACTGCACTTCGTAAAGAAGCTCGTGAAGCAGGCGTATGGATGAAAGTTGTCCGTAACACCCTAGCTAAGCGCGCTGTAGAAGGTACTGACTATGAGTGCCTTAACGAATCGCTAGTGGGCCCAAGCCTAATCGCTTTCTCTTCAGAGCATCCAGGTGCTGCAGCTCGTATCTTCGCTGATTTCGCGAAGAAGAACGAGTTGTTCGAACTGAAAGCGGCTGCATTTGAAGGCAATGTTGTAGACGTAGACATGCTAGCTAAGCTGCCTACTTACGACGAAGCTGTTGCACGCCTAATGAGCGCTATGAAAGAAGCGTCAGCTGGTAAATTGTGTAAAACAATTGAAGCTGTACGTGTTCAGAAAGCTGAAGCAGCTGCTTAATTGCACGCTTCTTACTTTCACAAATAAATTTTTAGAACCCCATGGTTCGTGATTAATTAGGAAACTTAAAATGTCTGTAACTAAAGACCAAATCCTTGACGCGATTGCTGAAATGTCAGTAATGGAAGTTGTTGAACTAGTTGAAGCAATGGAAGAAAAATTCGGTGTAACTGCAGCTGCTGCTGTTGTTGCTGCTGGTCCTGCTGAAGCTGCTGAAGAGAAGACTGAGTTCGACGTAATCCTAGCTGGCGCTGGCGGTAACAAAGTTGCTGCTATCAAAGCTGTACGTGGTGCAACTGGTCTTGGCCTTAAAGAAGCAAAAGCTCTTGTTGAGTCTGCTCCTGCGCCAATCAAAGAAGCTGTTTCTAAAGAAGAAGCTGAAGCACTTAAGAAAGATCTTGAAGAAGCTGGTGCTGAAGTTGAGATCAAGTAATCTGGCATTTGCTAGGTTCGCTGCCTGAGCAATCAGGCAAGGGCTGGTGATTATTTAATCACCGGCCCTTTTGCGCTATAGAGCGACGCTTTCCTGTTGCGCAATAAATTCCTATGTTTTTCTTATTTTTCAATCTGTTAGAAGTATTTTGAAAGTGAGTGACTCATAGGACGACAATTAGATGTTGTTATCATGGCTTAGATGCCAATGAAGTCTGTTCTCCATGAACAGGTTGGGTCAAAGATCAGCAAGCTGAGGAACCCCATGGCTTACTCTTATTCTGAAAAGAAACGTATCCGTAAGGATTTTGGTAAACGTCCACAAGTTTTGGACATACCTTTCCTTTTGCAAACGCAGTTGGAATCGTTCAAAAAGTTCATTACACCGGACGCGGATGGTGATACCGGACTGGAAGCGGCATTCCGTTCTGTGTTCCCGATCAAAAGCTACTCGGGCAATTCTGAGCTTCAATACGTTAGCTATCGTATTGGAGAGCCAGTATTCGATGTAAAAGAATGTCAAATTCGCGGTGTGACTTTTTCTGCTCCACTTCGCGTAAAACTTCGTCTTGTGCTAATGGACAAAGAAGCACCAGGCACAGTTAAAGACATTAAAGAGCAAGAAGTTTACATGGGCGAAATCCCGCTCATGACTGACACAGGTACTTTTGTTATCAATGGTACTGA
Above is a genomic segment from Pseudoalteromonas rubra containing:
- the secE gene encoding preprotein translocase subunit SecE — its product is MSTNVENPSSSMDTVKWMLAVVLLAGAVVGNYMYADISVLTRAIGVVVAVGAALGIAATTEKGRTFIAFAKESRIEVRKVVWPTRQETTHTTFIVMAATVVMALILWGLDGILFRAVGYLTGLAS
- the nusG gene encoding transcription termination/antitermination protein NusG — protein: MSDENKEKKLRWYVIQAFSGFEKRVAQTILEHIKIEGLEDYFGEVLVPTEEVVEMRAGQKRKSERKFFPGYVLVEMVMDDASWHLVNSTPRVMGFVGGTSDRPAPISKKEADRILNRLQENAEAPKPATLFEPGEVVRVIDGPFADFNGVVEEVDYEKSRLKVSVLIFGRSTPVDLEFGQVEQDK
- the rplK gene encoding 50S ribosomal protein L11 encodes the protein MAKKVEALIKLQVAAGMANPSPPVGPALGQHGVNIMEFCKAFNARTESIEKGAPVPVIISVYNDRSFTFDMKTPPASYLLKKAAGIKSGSGRPNTEKVGTVTRAQLEEIVETKRPDLTAADMDAAVRTIAGSARAMGLNVEG
- the rplA gene encoding 50S ribosomal protein L1, giving the protein MAKLTKRMRTIREKVDVTKEYEINEAVALLKELATAKFVESVDVAVNLGIDARKSDQNVRGATVLPHGTGREVRVAVFTQGANADAAKEAGADLVGMEDLAEQVKKGEMNFDVVVASPDAMRVVGQLGQILGPRGLMPNPKTGTVTPNVAEAVKNAKAGQVRYRNDKNGIIHTTIGKVDFDANQLQENLEALIVALKKAKPSQAKGTYVKKVSISTTMGAGVAVDQATLNTQVA
- the rplJ gene encoding 50S ribosomal protein L10 → MALNLQDKKAIVAEVNEAAKGALSAVVADSRGVTVDAITALRKEAREAGVWMKVVRNTLAKRAVEGTDYECLNESLVGPSLIAFSSEHPGAAARIFADFAKKNELFELKAAAFEGNVVDVDMLAKLPTYDEAVARLMSAMKEASAGKLCKTIEAVRVQKAEAAA
- the rplL gene encoding 50S ribosomal protein L7/L12, with translation MSVTKDQILDAIAEMSVMEVVELVEAMEEKFGVTAAAAVVAAGPAEAAEEKTEFDVILAGAGGNKVAAIKAVRGATGLGLKEAKALVESAPAPIKEAVSKEEAEALKKDLEEAGAEVEIK